Part of the Wolbachia endosymbiont (group B) of Eucosma cana genome, ATGTAGAAAAAATAAAAAGACATGCAGCCGCTATAATTTTATGTAATTTGCCAATAAATATCTGAGTTTTTTACTGAATTTTGTCATTGAATCTGCGCAGATCAAAAACAAGAATAAATACTCTTATTGTAAGAGTAAGGGAGTTGGCAAAATCTGTCAAGGAATTTTCTGTTGGCTAAGGTTGTGACAATAAAGTTAAGCGCTGCCAAAAACTATGGAAGAAGTCATTATAATTTGTATTATATCTTTATAAAATGGTTCGCATAAGTTATCTAGAAGTGCAACTAAACAAATACAAAAATCAAAGTGTTGCGGTTTTCGGCCTTGGTAAAACTGGTTTGTCTGTCATTAATGCCCTAACAAAAAGCAGTGCAAAAATATATGCATGGGATGATAATAAAGAGCAAATAGCAAATGCAAAAAAGATATATAAAGAGTGTAACTTTACTCATCCCAATGAGTATAATTGGCATGAGATAAGCACACTAATTTTGAGCCCTGGAGTGCCAACAGAGCCACATTGGATAGTAAAACTTGCAAGAAACTTTAACTGCAAAATAAAATCAGACATTGAGCTATTTCTTGAAACTAAAACTACAAGCCAGAAGGTTGTAGGCATCACTGGAACAAATGGCAAATCAACCACCACGTCATTAATAGGGCACATATTAAAATCCACAGGCAAAAAAGTAGCTATTGGCGGGAATTTAGGTGTGCCTATTTTGGATCTAGAAAGAGACGCAGAAATTTATGTAATTGAATTCTCCTCTTTTCAATTGGAGCTAATAAATAAAATTAATGTAGACATTTCTGTATTGCTCAACATCACACCAGACCACATAGATAGACATAGAAGTATGAATAACTACATAGCAACTAAATTAAAATTGATAAATGGTAGCAAGATTGCCGTGATAGGATGTGATAACAAAATTACCGCTGATGTATTCAATAAATTCACTGGGAACAAAATTCCAATTTCAGTAACATATTCCCTGGTGTCATTCCAGCGCATGACCAGAAAAGAAAAACCATTGCCAACTACTCAGATGATAGAGGGTAGTGCAAGAGATCTAATATCATTGGCAGATAACAATTTGCTTGATTATAGTGAACAGATTACTGGTATAGATCGAAATTATCTGGATCCCAGTGTCAGCTACTTGGATGACAAAAGGAGTGCTGAGATTCAGGAGATCTCGCTAAAACTAGAGAATCACAACTTATCAATGAGTGATATGAAAGTAAACCTAGTATCCAATGTAGAAAATATAGTAGCTGCGCACACCGTGTGTAAGTTACTTGGAGTAGATAGCAACACTATTGTCAATGAAATCAAATCCTTTCCAGGGCTAAGACACAGAAATGAATTCCTTGGCAAAATACATAATGTACTTTTTATCAACGATAGCAAAGCAACCAATGCAGAATCGACCGAAAAGGCAATTTTATCTTATAAAAACATATATTGGATTGTTGGCGGAAAAAGCAAAAAAGGCGGAATAGAATCATTAAGCAAGCATTTCACCAAGATTAGAAAAGCTTTTCTTATTGGAGAATCAACTGAAGTTTTTGCAAACATTATGGAGAACAAAATAGATTATATGAAGTGCTATAATCTAGAAAACGCATTTAAACTGGCTTTTGAAGAGGCCATAAATAGCAAAGAAGAAGTAGCGATATTACTTTCTCCTGCATGTTCTTCTTTTGATCAGTGGAAAAATTTTGAAGAACGCGGTGAAGCATTTTGCAGAATGTTTGAAAATCTCAGGTACAATTACATGTAGTGTTTAGTATAATGTTGTATGGAGCAAAAGTTAATAGTAGATGAACTGATTAAGGTTATCCCATTTGAAGGAATAAGTGATGCAACCTTATTAAAAGTATGCACGAACCTTAACTTAGCCAATAGTTTTTGTAAATTTCAAAATGGAATATATAGTGCTTTGGAGTACATAGCAGAAAACTTAAATAGCTCAATGGAAGCTGAACTAAGAAATTCCAATTTAGAAGATATGAAAGTGCGAGAGCGGGTAAAGTTAGCTATTCAAATACGCCTTTCAAACTACGCTAAGTTACCAAATTACAGAGAGTGTTTAAAAAATGTTTTATCATTCTCCATATTACCCCAAAATACATACTTTTCTAGTAAACTCTTGTACAAAACTGTGAGCACAATTTGGTACGGTATTTACGATCAATCAACAGATTTTAATTATTATACAAAAAGGGCAATATTAGCTGGAGTGTACTTAAGTACGATACTTTTTTTTATCAATGATTACTCAGAAGATTTTGTGGATACTCTCTCATTTCTTGACAGGCGTATCAACAATGTCATGACGTTTCAAAAATTCAAAACTCGCTTAAAAGGAATCATAAGAAACTTCTTATAAGCTTTCCATCATACTGGTTATTCATATTTACATTCTCTTGTTTTTTTGATCTTTATGTTAAAATAAGTTAATATTTATTAACAAAAAAATGAAAGTTATTTATCATACCATTGGTAATATCAAGCCAGAAGAAACTGCAAAACACGTGATAAACTTTTTTGGAGTACTTCAGTGTATCAAGGTTAATGCTCTTGGTAAAGATGCACCTAAGGAGCAAGAAAGTAAGTTAGTTAAGCATTATTTTGACTATCCTTATTTTTCTAGAATTATTAATCCAGAATTCTTTCAAAAAGAATTGAATGATGAAGAAAGAAAATTCAATAGGATAATATTATCATTATGGTTATGTTCTGCTATATTATCCACTGCTTCTATTATATCGTTATACTTGGCATACCAGAATCAAAAATCAAAAAAGGTGCTTATAGAGTTAGCTTTTGCATCAGTAGTGCTACCAATTTTGGCTACCATATGTGTTATTATACTTTGCTTATCGGTATTTTTTGATTTTGTTAAGAAAAGGTTTGTTATACATAGAATTAAAAGCTTTTTGGAAAATGAAGTCAGTCCTGAGTGGATCAAGTGTTATAAAAAAGAACTTATAGGTGAAGATCAGGAAATAGATGTAGAAGCTTGTGATCAAAAGTTGGAAAAAGATATGGAGGATATTATAGAGTTTCTTTTTGAGAAAAAGAAGATTATAGCACTATATAATTTTCTAACAAACGGTGAAAAGTTGGTTCAAGCTGGAATGGCAATGGTAAACATGTTACTTGTAAAAGGTGTGCATCCAAACGATATAATTTTGGATACTAATTCTCTTGGAGGAGGAGTTGCAGCAGAAGTTTTAAAAAGATTTGAAGATCAGGGTATTCATTTAACACTAATTCACAGCAATTCTTATAGTTCACTTAAGGATGCAGTCAGAGATTCTCCTCATAGTTTAGTTAAATGGCTTCCATTAATGCTCTTGAATCGTTGGTTCGGGCGCTGTGGATTAGATTTTAATCCACAAAAAGTTGTAGAGAATACAAAATGCCCTGTCTTAATTGCTGGCAGAAAAGGCGATACGGTGATTCCACAGGAAATACAGCTTGTTGGTAAACTTGAAGATCAATCCACCAAAAAAAGGCTAATAAGAAATATAGTGTTTGAACATGATCCTATAATGCACCCATTTGTCTAGACCATTTTTTTCAAAGTGATCCGATTTTTAAAATGAATATGTTGATAAATACGTCGACACACATTTAAAGTATTTATCAATATATTCATTTACTGTTTATGATAATAAAGATCAGCAGGAACTTTATAATGTAGAGTCTGATGTCGCCTTCTATAGTTATACCAAGCAACAAAATCATTTATTATAAGATTTAAATCTCTGATACTATAGTAGTTTCGAAAATGAATGATAAATTTTCATTACGAGATTACCCCCTAAAAGCTGCGAGTTTGTATGTTAGTGCACTATCATTTATTTTAGAAAACACTATATTTGGTCTATAATAATATATAGCTTCTTGCTTTAAAGTTCTCCATAAGCGCTCAACAAATATATTGTCGAAGCAACGTCCTTTATGGTCCATACTGATTTTAATATTAGCACGCTCTAATTCCATAATAAAGTTGTAGCTAGTAAACTGCACCCCCTGATCACTATTAAAAATCTCAGGTTTACCTTGTTTTAGAGCTTCTTTGAGAGTATAAAGGCAAAATCCAGCATCGAGATATGGTGATAATGAATGAGCAATAATATAGCGACTATACAAGTCCATTATTGCCACAAAATAGATAAACTTACCTTCTACCATAATATATGTTATATCAGTAGCCCATACCTGATTAACTCTACAAATAATCAAATCTTTGAGTAAATAAGGATATATTTTATGCTTTTTTTCTTTAATACTTGTATTACATCTTTTTCTACAATACAGCCCACTAATCTTCATTTTTTTCATAATTCTTAAGATTTTTTTGTGATTGACTACTACTCCACTCGCTATGATTTCAGCAGTAATTTTACGATATCCATAACGGCAATCAGAAGCCAAATATACTTCTTGAATCAAATTTGCTACTTCACTTTCGTTATTAATTATAGGCCTATAATATAGGCTAGATCTGCAAATCCCCAATAAATCAGCCTGTTTCCTAATTGACAGATCAGAATCTTTTTCTATAAACCTTACTCTATCTTTTTTGCTTATTTCAGTAATTTTTTTTTCAAATAGCTATTTTCCACTGTCAATTCTCCTATTACTTTATGTAAACTTTCTATTTCTTGCGCTAAGATTCTTTGTTTTCTCGCACTTTCACTTTCTTCAACAAATAGGTCTTTTAACCTTGCCAATACTCTATCACGCCAATCATATAGATTTGTTGATGGTATTTTATATTCACTACATATCTCAGCTGTGCTTTTTTGATTTTTTATTGCT contains:
- a CDS encoding Mur ligase family protein, which gives rise to MVRISYLEVQLNKYKNQSVAVFGLGKTGLSVINALTKSSAKIYAWDDNKEQIANAKKIYKECNFTHPNEYNWHEISTLILSPGVPTEPHWIVKLARNFNCKIKSDIELFLETKTTSQKVVGITGTNGKSTTTSLIGHILKSTGKKVAIGGNLGVPILDLERDAEIYVIEFSSFQLELINKINVDISVLLNITPDHIDRHRSMNNYIATKLKLINGSKIAVIGCDNKITADVFNKFTGNKIPISVTYSLVSFQRMTRKEKPLPTTQMIEGSARDLISLADNNLLDYSEQITGIDRNYLDPSVSYLDDKRSAEIQEISLKLENHNLSMSDMKVNLVSNVENIVAAHTVCKLLGVDSNTIVNEIKSFPGLRHRNEFLGKIHNVLFINDSKATNAESTEKAILSYKNIYWIVGGKSKKGGIESLSKHFTKIRKAFLIGESTEVFANIMENKIDYMKCYNLENAFKLAFEEAINSKEEVAILLSPACSSFDQWKNFEERGEAFCRMFENLRYNYM
- a CDS encoding COQ9 family protein, with translation MEQKLIVDELIKVIPFEGISDATLLKVCTNLNLANSFCKFQNGIYSALEYIAENLNSSMEAELRNSNLEDMKVRERVKLAIQIRLSNYAKLPNYRECLKNVLSFSILPQNTYFSSKLLYKTVSTIWYGIYDQSTDFNYYTKRAILAGVYLSTILFFINDYSEDFVDTLSFLDRRINNVMTFQKFKTRLKGIIRNFL